The Gemmata palustris genome includes a region encoding these proteins:
- a CDS encoding 3'-5' exoribonuclease YhaM family protein, protein MSRRFVDQLRDGDNLEDVYLVTDKQLRANRNGNPYLLLELRDRTGGIQGRMWNAGDHVARGFDPGDFLYAVGKVQLFQGALQVILTSVERVEAQKVEFADFLPQTEQSIPKLTERLRNYLLRLSNPHLRALAECFLMDDAFMRAFTTCPAGVKLHHAYVGGLLEHTISMMDAADKVLPLYPVVDRDLVLMGIFLHDAGKTRELTFSRAFGYSDEGQLVGHIPIAVAMLAETATKVPDLTGEPFPRELMLRIQHMILSHHGELAYGSPKVPMTPEAMLLHLIDLMDTRMHMVLRDLKDDRNNPTAWTPYNHNLGRRIYKGGALGDLYGEGGGGYD, encoded by the coding sequence ATGTCCCGCCGTTTCGTCGATCAGCTCCGCGACGGAGATAACCTCGAAGACGTTTATTTGGTCACGGACAAGCAACTCCGCGCGAACCGGAACGGCAATCCCTACCTCCTTTTGGAACTGCGGGACCGTACCGGAGGCATTCAGGGCCGGATGTGGAACGCGGGCGACCACGTGGCCCGCGGGTTCGATCCGGGCGATTTCCTGTACGCCGTGGGCAAGGTGCAACTGTTCCAGGGCGCTCTCCAGGTGATTCTCACCTCCGTGGAGCGGGTGGAAGCGCAGAAGGTCGAGTTCGCGGACTTCTTGCCGCAAACCGAACAGAGCATCCCGAAGCTGACGGAGCGGCTCCGCAACTACCTCCTGCGGCTCAGCAACCCGCACCTGCGGGCGCTCGCCGAGTGCTTCCTGATGGACGACGCATTCATGCGCGCGTTCACCACCTGCCCGGCCGGGGTGAAGTTGCACCACGCTTACGTCGGCGGGTTGCTCGAACACACGATCTCGATGATGGACGCGGCCGACAAGGTGTTGCCGCTCTACCCGGTCGTGGACCGCGACCTCGTGCTGATGGGGATCTTCCTGCACGACGCGGGTAAGACCCGGGAGCTGACGTTCTCCCGCGCGTTCGGGTACTCCGACGAGGGCCAACTGGTCGGGCACATCCCCATCGCGGTGGCGATGCTGGCGGAGACTGCGACGAAGGTGCCGGACTTGACCGGGGAACCGTTCCCGCGGGAACTGATGCTCCGCATTCAGCACATGATCCTGAGTCACCACGGGGAACTTGCATACGGCAGCCCGAAGGTGCCGATGACCCCCGAGGCGATGCTGTTGCACCTGATCGACCTGATGGACACGCGGATGCACATGGTGCTGCGCGACCTGAAGGACGACCGCAACAACCCGACCGCGTGGACCCCGTACAACCACAACCTCGGGCGCCGAATCTACAAGGGCGGCGCCCTCGGCGACCTCTACGGCGAGGGCGGCGGGGGGTACGACTAA
- a CDS encoding DUF1501 domain-containing protein, producing the protein MLTVLGNPARYCDGLSRRSFLKVGALGVGGLTLPYLMRAEAAVGKKSHKSVIMVYLTGGMAHQDTFDLKPNGPAELKGEFKPIPTNVTGIQFGEHLPKLAKCADKLAVIRSLVGQRDEHSSWQSYTGTVMDVAKRDNKPHFGSVVARMQGQTDPTVPSFVDLAPTMQHKPYNTPGPANLGRSAAPAKVDGDELAVMKNLAVTPGELQDRKALLERMDAFRKSAGQTNSISADTFHDRAFDVLTSSKLVEALDVTKEPERTRQRYGKGSPKHLGDGAPQWNDQLLMARRLVEAGCRVVTVAYGFWDTHGNNFKYLKDQLPLFDTGISALVEDIYARGLENDVTVCVWGEFGRTPKINKDAGRDHWSRVNFALLSGGGMKTGQVIGSTDSAAGEAKDDPIPYPSVLASVYKNLGLDPHAMVYDVSNRPNPILPGGVLPIDKLY; encoded by the coding sequence ATGCTCACCGTTCTCGGTAATCCGGCTCGCTACTGTGACGGACTCTCGCGCCGGTCGTTCCTCAAAGTCGGGGCGCTCGGTGTCGGCGGACTCACGCTCCCGTACCTCATGCGCGCGGAAGCCGCGGTCGGGAAGAAGAGCCACAAGTCGGTCATCATGGTGTATCTGACCGGTGGGATGGCGCACCAGGACACGTTCGACCTGAAGCCGAACGGCCCCGCCGAACTGAAGGGCGAGTTCAAGCCGATCCCCACGAACGTGACCGGCATCCAGTTCGGCGAACACCTGCCCAAACTCGCGAAGTGCGCGGACAAGCTCGCCGTCATTCGCTCGCTGGTCGGGCAGCGCGACGAGCACAGCTCGTGGCAGAGCTACACCGGCACCGTGATGGACGTCGCCAAGCGCGACAACAAGCCGCACTTCGGGAGTGTCGTGGCGCGGATGCAGGGCCAGACGGACCCGACCGTGCCGAGCTTCGTCGACCTCGCGCCCACGATGCAGCACAAGCCCTACAACACGCCCGGCCCCGCGAATCTCGGGCGCTCGGCCGCACCCGCAAAGGTCGACGGCGACGAACTCGCGGTGATGAAGAACCTCGCCGTGACGCCCGGCGAACTCCAGGACCGCAAGGCGCTGCTCGAGCGAATGGATGCGTTCCGCAAGTCCGCGGGGCAGACCAATAGCATCAGCGCCGATACGTTCCACGACCGCGCGTTCGACGTGCTGACGTCGAGCAAGTTGGTGGAAGCGCTCGACGTGACGAAAGAACCCGAGCGCACGCGCCAGCGGTACGGGAAGGGGTCGCCCAAGCACCTCGGGGACGGCGCGCCGCAGTGGAACGACCAGCTTTTGATGGCCCGCCGGTTGGTCGAAGCGGGGTGCCGCGTCGTCACGGTCGCTTACGGATTCTGGGACACCCACGGCAACAACTTCAAATATCTGAAGGACCAGCTCCCGTTGTTCGACACGGGGATCTCGGCGCTGGTGGAAGACATTTACGCGCGCGGGCTGGAGAACGACGTCACGGTGTGCGTGTGGGGCGAGTTCGGGCGCACCCCGAAGATCAACAAGGACGCGGGCCGCGATCACTGGTCCCGGGTCAACTTCGCGCTGCTCTCCGGTGGCGGCATGAAGACCGGCCAAGTGATCGGCAGCACCGACAGCGCGGCGGGCGAAGCGAAGGACGACCCGATCCCGTACCCGAGCGTGCTCGCCTCGGTGTACAAGAACCTGGGCCTCGACCCGCACGCGATGGTCTACGACGTATCGAACCGCCCCAACCCGATCCTTCCCGGTGGCGTGCTCCCGATCGACAAGCTGTACTGA
- a CDS encoding WD40 repeat domain-containing protein — protein sequence MNRDGTRAALIADTVFGGPGGRPNQHIQFYDAQGKFSGVIPLDPTDPKDGFTFTADGTKLLVPTGNRTVQMFDATTGAAAGELVHPGRPYVTGIAVHPRGIVACARTNGTVTFWDAEKREQLRTFDWKAGKLVSVAFAPDGALAAAGTEDGKVVVWDMDG from the coding sequence TTGAACCGTGATGGAACGCGAGCGGCGCTGATCGCAGATACCGTTTTCGGCGGACCGGGCGGGCGCCCGAACCAACACATCCAGTTTTATGACGCACAAGGGAAATTCTCCGGTGTCATTCCACTCGACCCCACAGACCCTAAAGATGGGTTCACGTTTACTGCCGACGGTACGAAGCTACTTGTTCCCACCGGTAACCGCACGGTGCAAATGTTCGACGCGACCACCGGCGCGGCCGCGGGCGAGTTGGTTCACCCCGGTCGGCCGTATGTGACCGGAATTGCGGTCCACCCGCGCGGGATCGTGGCGTGCGCGCGCACCAATGGCACCGTCACGTTCTGGGACGCGGAGAAGCGCGAGCAACTCCGCACGTTCGACTGGAAGGCCGGGAAGCTCGTGTCCGTTGCATTCGCCCCGGACGGCGCGCTTGCCGCGGCCGGAACGGAAGACGGCAAAGTTGTTGTGTGGGACATGGACGGCTGA
- a CDS encoding transporter yields the protein MSPAPKVVTRGSAPAVPSERVAPAVLPPPPRTEALDALLLTALGGATTASSPAASEKTASPGSSRTSEEPPLAQRIELPPVTDSPGPLPKPTPEPVVPTAAPATVPPSEFLPPIPALPDAPVPAKATPSIPPAPLPPLKTTPSAVPVGVVAGPIELNGQPLAFDALSKLVDGNACSSCGGGGAVGGCSTCGACGDVPCRSGGKRCEPFPAHTAAGRVIGMIYSSVCCPDPCYQPKWEPLADAAFFTDAVRPKTSTRFRWDYGSHFAYPDRGEYFFARADGNGRGPKANSLVKAIPYVDYHELNMITEIAMGNAGVQIAVPYRSVNSSPFGQDGAGFADMSITAKTLLLDSELALFGFQMRTYIPIGQTGKGLGTGHVSLEPGLNFGLRLAPETYLQAQVVEWIPIGGNTDYQGAHLRWATSLNHVLWRPIRDVQLVGTLESTGISFQDGLFTDPVLGSQRLAKRTSAAIGPGLRLFFCDTFDFGVGWQHGITGKYLVRDELRFEARYRY from the coding sequence GTGTCACCCGCTCCGAAGGTCGTCACTCGTGGGTCCGCGCCCGCGGTGCCGTCCGAGCGAGTTGCGCCCGCAGTTCTCCCTCCACCCCCGCGAACCGAAGCGCTCGACGCGCTGCTTCTAACCGCACTCGGCGGCGCAACGACAGCGAGTTCACCGGCGGCCTCTGAAAAGACCGCGTCGCCGGGGTCGAGTCGGACGAGCGAAGAACCGCCACTCGCCCAACGCATCGAATTGCCGCCGGTAACCGATTCGCCGGGGCCGCTGCCCAAGCCCACGCCAGAACCCGTGGTGCCCACTGCGGCGCCGGCCACTGTGCCGCCGAGCGAGTTCCTTCCGCCGATTCCCGCGCTGCCTGATGCGCCTGTTCCCGCGAAGGCCACCCCAAGCATCCCGCCCGCGCCGCTGCCACCGCTGAAGACCACGCCGTCGGCTGTTCCGGTGGGGGTGGTTGCGGGTCCGATCGAGCTGAACGGCCAGCCGCTCGCGTTCGATGCGCTGTCAAAGTTGGTGGACGGAAACGCCTGCTCGTCTTGCGGCGGTGGCGGAGCCGTTGGCGGGTGCTCGACGTGCGGCGCGTGTGGCGATGTGCCCTGTCGGTCGGGGGGGAAGCGGTGCGAACCGTTCCCCGCTCACACCGCGGCGGGGCGCGTGATCGGGATGATTTATTCGAGCGTGTGCTGCCCCGATCCGTGCTATCAGCCGAAGTGGGAACCGCTCGCCGACGCCGCGTTCTTCACCGACGCGGTGCGCCCGAAGACCAGCACGCGGTTCCGCTGGGACTACGGCAGCCACTTCGCGTACCCGGACCGCGGGGAGTATTTCTTCGCGCGGGCGGACGGGAACGGGAGAGGGCCGAAGGCGAACTCGTTGGTGAAGGCGATTCCCTACGTCGATTACCACGAACTGAACATGATTACCGAAATCGCGATGGGCAACGCGGGCGTGCAGATCGCGGTGCCGTACCGGTCGGTGAACAGCTCCCCGTTCGGTCAGGACGGAGCCGGATTCGCGGACATGAGCATCACCGCGAAAACGCTTCTACTCGATAGCGAACTCGCGCTGTTCGGCTTCCAGATGCGGACGTACATCCCGATCGGGCAGACCGGGAAGGGATTGGGAACGGGGCACGTGTCACTGGAACCGGGGCTGAACTTCGGGCTTCGACTCGCCCCAGAAACCTACCTGCAGGCGCAAGTGGTCGAGTGGATTCCGATCGGCGGTAACACGGATTACCAGGGCGCGCACTTGCGCTGGGCAACGAGCTTGAACCACGTGCTGTGGCGCCCGATCCGCGACGTGCAGTTGGTGGGCACGCTGGAATCGACCGGGATCTCGTTCCAGGACGGCCTGTTCACGGACCCTGTACTCGGTTCCCAGCGCTTGGCGAAGCGCACCTCGGCCGCGATCGGGCCGGGACTGCGGTTGTTCTTCTGCGACACGTTCGACTTCGGCGTGGGCTGGCAGCACGGGATCACCGGCAAGTACTTGGTCCGCGACGAACTGCGGTTCGAGGCTCGGTACCGGTATTGA
- the panB gene encoding 3-methyl-2-oxobutanoate hydroxymethyltransferase, with protein sequence MSAVTSSKQITVPEFRSAKSRGAKLAVVTAYDYTSARLCDEAGVDCILVGDSVGMVVQGHPTSLPVTLDEMIYHTKCVMRGARRALVVVDLPFMTYQVSPRQAVRSAGRLMKEAGAHAVKLEGGVRMRPAIRACVNAGIPVMGHIGLTPQSVHQMGGFKVQRDEEQLLADTTAVEEAGGFAVVVESVPADLGAKLTTAVTIPTIGIGAGANCDGQVLVFHDMLGLYPDFKPKFAKRYADLGAAVKTAVESYCREVRDGSFPAAEHTFR encoded by the coding sequence ATGAGTGCAGTTACTTCATCCAAGCAGATTACAGTTCCCGAGTTCCGCTCGGCGAAGTCGCGGGGAGCAAAACTCGCTGTTGTCACGGCTTACGACTACACCTCTGCGCGCCTCTGCGACGAAGCCGGGGTCGATTGCATCCTCGTCGGCGACTCGGTCGGGATGGTGGTGCAGGGGCACCCGACATCGCTCCCGGTCACGCTCGACGAGATGATCTACCACACCAAATGCGTGATGCGCGGCGCCCGGCGGGCGCTCGTGGTGGTGGACCTGCCGTTCATGACGTACCAGGTGAGTCCGCGCCAGGCCGTCCGTAGCGCGGGCCGACTCATGAAGGAAGCCGGTGCGCACGCGGTGAAACTCGAAGGCGGCGTGCGGATGCGCCCCGCGATCCGGGCGTGCGTGAACGCGGGCATCCCGGTGATGGGGCACATCGGGTTAACGCCACAATCCGTCCACCAAATGGGCGGCTTCAAGGTGCAGCGCGACGAGGAACAGCTCCTGGCTGATACCACGGCGGTAGAGGAAGCGGGCGGGTTCGCGGTGGTGGTGGAGAGCGTGCCCGCGGATCTGGGCGCGAAGCTGACGACCGCGGTAACGATCCCGACGATCGGCATCGGCGCGGGGGCGAACTGCGACGGTCAGGTGCTCGTGTTCCACGACATGCTCGGGCTGTACCCGGACTTCAAGCCGAAGTTCGCGAAGCGCTACGCCGACCTCGGCGCCGCGGTGAAAACGGCCGTCGAATCGTACTGCCGCGAAGTGCGCGACGGGAGTTTCCCGGCGGCGGAGCACACGTTTCGGTGA
- a CDS encoding WD40 repeat domain-containing protein, producing the protein MLRSSPNNVLGYGHRVYGSHVSDALVVQDGIWLRIHSIDDLTAPQFVVRNDGRKHFTGVAFHPSGRFLAATSNDETVKLYDTTTWEVARTFTWNIGRMRSIAFSPDGTLAAAGGDKGQVVVWDVDL; encoded by the coding sequence TTGCTCCGATCATCACCGAACAACGTCCTCGGCTACGGGCACCGCGTGTACGGATCGCACGTGAGCGATGCGCTCGTCGTTCAAGACGGAATCTGGCTCCGAATCCATTCAATCGACGATTTAACCGCTCCACAATTCGTCGTTCGGAACGACGGTCGAAAGCACTTCACGGGTGTCGCGTTCCACCCGTCGGGGCGCTTCCTGGCGGCAACCAGCAACGACGAGACCGTGAAGCTCTACGACACCACCACCTGGGAAGTCGCGCGCACGTTCACCTGGAACATCGGCCGCATGAGGAGCATCGCGTTCTCGCCTGACGGCACTCTCGCGGCCGCCGGAGGCGATAAGGGGCAAGTCGTCGTCTGGGACGTGGATCTCTGA
- a CDS encoding thiol-disulfide oxidoreductase DCC family protein, with the protein MSIAEAPAAPKTLEVDPVPGKGVVLYDGMCALCQRGVRVLKRLDWFNRLHFQDCRDRAHWPPSAVPLEMKRLLEEMHVVTPDRQRAPAGYRAFQWMAWRLPLTLPLAPLMYVPGVTWIGNKIYLWVAKNRYDLVPCHDGGCQLDLKKMAAEKGPRTGDGK; encoded by the coding sequence ATGAGCATCGCCGAAGCCCCCGCCGCTCCGAAGACCCTCGAAGTCGATCCCGTGCCGGGCAAGGGCGTTGTGCTCTACGACGGGATGTGCGCGCTGTGCCAGCGCGGGGTGCGCGTCCTGAAGCGGCTCGACTGGTTCAACCGGCTCCACTTCCAGGATTGCCGCGATCGGGCACACTGGCCGCCGTCCGCGGTCCCGCTCGAGATGAAGCGACTGCTCGAAGAAATGCACGTCGTGACGCCCGATCGCCAGCGCGCCCCGGCCGGGTACCGCGCGTTCCAGTGGATGGCGTGGCGATTACCGCTGACCCTTCCGCTCGCGCCGCTCATGTATGTTCCCGGCGTGACGTGGATCGGCAACAAAATTTACTTGTGGGTCGCCAAAAACCGGTACGATCTGGTGCCGTGTCACGACGGCGGGTGCCAGCTCGATTTGAAGAAAATGGCAGCCGAAAAGGGGCCGAGAACGGGAGACGGAAAGTAA
- a CDS encoding ribonuclease R family protein → MSELLAKVLHAVTAKSYVPLKAKPLFKRLNLPDDEYPAFRKTVRELVRTGRLALARNNTLRAADVHGTVTGVYRRSASGHGFVRPHTVDGTFKPEIFIREDKALDAATGDEVMARVTREATNIKDAAGEIVRVLERATRTFVGTYFERDREALVRVDGNAFTHSIAVGDPGAKGAKPQDKVVIEMLRFPTPDDRGEGVVTEVLGAHGQPGVDTLSVIRAFGLPEAFPESALAEARQVASQFSETDLHGRDDFTDELVITIDPPDAKDYDDAVSVTIDPKTKHWVLTVHIADVGAFVKPGGALDVEARKRATSAYLPQKVIPMFPEVISNGLASLQENKVRYVKTVRMEFTPNVQKGHVSFANGAIRNRKRFTYDQVQEQLDAMVNPDRKVGGTKESGGAKEAVSNTPDLAVGVHQTLAPDLLAMLRRMRDLALLLRKKRFRRGALELTMPEAVLEYDADGRVSGAHFAENNLSHQIVEEFMLAANEAVAEHFTTYEVPFLRRVHPAPNEEKLEAFAQFADLLGHPIKRVQDRFELQRVLTATADKPERAAVHFALLRSLKQAAYSPIQDEHYALASQHYCHFTSPIRRYPDLQVHRLLDKWIKTGSASANVEELVALGEHCSKMERRAETAERELVKLRLLTYLSSRIGEQLDAVITGVADYGFFAQAERFPAEGLVHISSLVDDYYWFDESSHTLEGRRTKRRFRLGDRVRLVVARVDLQRRMLDLRLADAHPKAEDDRGGALPNYGRSPKSGKRRK, encoded by the coding sequence ATGTCTGAACTTCTCGCGAAAGTCCTGCACGCGGTCACCGCAAAGAGCTACGTCCCGCTCAAAGCGAAGCCGTTGTTCAAGCGCCTGAACTTGCCCGACGATGAGTACCCCGCCTTCCGCAAGACCGTGCGCGAGCTCGTGCGCACCGGGCGCCTCGCACTCGCACGGAACAACACGCTCCGCGCCGCGGACGTTCACGGCACGGTCACCGGCGTGTACCGGCGCTCCGCGTCCGGGCACGGGTTCGTCCGCCCGCACACGGTCGACGGCACCTTCAAGCCGGAAATCTTCATTCGCGAAGACAAGGCGCTCGACGCCGCGACCGGCGACGAGGTGATGGCCCGCGTCACGCGCGAGGCCACGAACATCAAGGACGCGGCCGGCGAAATCGTGCGCGTCCTGGAACGCGCCACGCGCACGTTCGTGGGTACTTATTTCGAGCGCGACCGCGAGGCCCTCGTCCGCGTGGACGGCAACGCATTCACGCACAGTATCGCGGTCGGCGATCCCGGAGCAAAGGGCGCGAAGCCGCAGGACAAAGTCGTCATCGAGATGTTGCGGTTCCCCACGCCGGACGACCGCGGTGAGGGCGTCGTGACGGAAGTGCTCGGCGCGCACGGCCAGCCCGGTGTGGACACGCTCTCGGTGATCCGCGCGTTCGGGTTACCGGAAGCGTTCCCGGAGTCTGCACTGGCCGAGGCCCGACAGGTCGCGAGCCAGTTTTCCGAAACCGACCTCCACGGGCGCGATGATTTCACGGACGAACTGGTCATCACCATCGACCCCCCCGACGCGAAGGATTACGACGACGCGGTGAGCGTCACCATCGACCCGAAGACGAAGCACTGGGTACTGACGGTTCACATTGCGGACGTGGGCGCGTTCGTGAAGCCGGGCGGCGCACTCGATGTCGAGGCGCGCAAGCGCGCGACGAGCGCGTACTTACCGCAGAAGGTCATTCCGATGTTCCCGGAAGTGATCTCCAACGGCCTCGCGTCGCTGCAAGAGAACAAAGTTCGCTACGTGAAGACGGTGCGAATGGAGTTCACACCCAACGTGCAGAAGGGGCACGTCAGCTTCGCCAACGGTGCGATCCGCAACCGCAAGCGGTTCACCTACGACCAGGTGCAGGAACAGTTGGACGCGATGGTGAACCCCGACCGCAAGGTCGGGGGTACGAAGGAGAGCGGGGGTGCGAAGGAAGCCGTGAGCAACACCCCCGACCTTGCGGTCGGGGTTCACCAAACACTTGCCCCCGATCTCCTGGCAATGCTCCGCCGGATGCGCGATTTGGCTCTGCTCCTCCGCAAGAAGCGGTTCCGGCGCGGGGCGCTGGAACTGACGATGCCCGAAGCGGTGCTCGAATACGATGCCGACGGGCGCGTCAGTGGGGCACACTTCGCCGAAAATAATCTCAGTCACCAGATCGTCGAAGAGTTCATGCTCGCCGCGAACGAAGCGGTTGCGGAACACTTCACGACCTACGAGGTGCCGTTCTTACGCCGCGTTCACCCGGCGCCCAACGAGGAGAAGCTCGAAGCCTTCGCCCAGTTCGCGGACCTGCTCGGCCACCCGATTAAACGAGTACAGGACCGGTTCGAGCTCCAGCGCGTGTTGACCGCGACCGCTGATAAACCGGAGCGCGCCGCGGTCCACTTCGCGCTCTTGCGGAGCTTGAAGCAGGCCGCGTACTCGCCCATTCAGGACGAGCACTACGCGCTCGCCAGCCAGCACTACTGCCACTTCACCTCGCCCATTCGCCGGTACCCGGACCTGCAGGTTCACCGGCTCCTGGACAAGTGGATCAAAACCGGCTCCGCGAGCGCGAACGTCGAGGAACTGGTCGCGCTCGGCGAGCACTGCTCGAAGATGGAGCGCCGGGCCGAAACCGCCGAGCGCGAGCTGGTGAAGCTGCGGCTCTTGACGTACCTGAGTTCGCGAATCGGCGAACAGCTCGACGCGGTGATTACCGGCGTCGCGGACTACGGGTTCTTCGCCCAGGCCGAACGGTTCCCCGCGGAAGGGTTGGTCCACATTTCGTCGCTGGTGGACGATTATTACTGGTTCGATGAGAGTTCACACACTCTCGAGGGTCGGCGCACGAAACGCCGGTTTCGCCTGGGTGATCGCGTGCGGTTGGTCGTCGCGCGCGTCGATCTGCAGCGGCGAATGCTCGATCTGAGGCTGGCCGACGCGCACCCGAAGGCGGAAGATGACCGGGGCGGCGCCCTCCCCAACTACGGCCGTTCCCCGAAATCCGGGAAGCGCCGGAAGTAG
- a CDS encoding WD40 repeat domain-containing protein, giving the protein MLIWEAYSRKKIDALAFAPDGGALALSGYHLGCRVIRSDTGHRLWTVGAKCRFGLSLAFGSGGSVLCRQSGISVRAGSTGIELRRCGAWCQSFALAPDGRTAFVADGGYQDLVRRYDLETGSAQGEVELESGAITRSVVSPDGKLLAVLGSKRLHLLAAHSFEVLVTDAQRAFSSGTFALAFAPDGRTLVYSAGRTLFVWDVASARETAQLQLETKCFMDAAFTPDGRRLVTVGKEGTAHIWDTATWACERSFAWNVGPLYAVAVAPDGARAAVAGDSGRVVLWDLDS; this is encoded by the coding sequence ATGCTGATCTGGGAGGCGTACTCGCGGAAGAAGATTGACGCGCTGGCGTTCGCGCCGGACGGAGGCGCGCTGGCCCTGAGCGGGTACCACCTCGGGTGCCGGGTCATCCGATCGGACACCGGGCACCGGCTCTGGACCGTGGGCGCCAAGTGCAGGTTCGGGCTCTCGCTCGCGTTCGGGTCGGGCGGGTCGGTGCTGTGCCGGCAGAGCGGCATTTCGGTGCGCGCCGGGAGCACGGGAATCGAGTTACGGCGCTGCGGTGCGTGGTGCCAATCGTTCGCGCTGGCGCCCGACGGGCGCACCGCGTTCGTGGCCGACGGCGGGTACCAGGATCTCGTTCGGCGGTACGATCTGGAAACGGGTTCGGCACAAGGTGAGGTCGAACTCGAGTCCGGCGCGATCACCCGCAGCGTGGTGTCGCCGGACGGGAAGCTCCTGGCGGTCCTCGGCTCCAAGCGGCTCCACCTGCTCGCGGCCCACAGTTTCGAGGTGCTGGTCACGGACGCTCAGCGGGCGTTTTCCAGCGGCACGTTCGCGCTCGCATTCGCCCCGGACGGGCGCACGCTCGTGTACTCGGCCGGGCGCACGCTGTTCGTGTGGGACGTGGCGTCCGCGCGGGAAACGGCTCAGTTACAACTCGAAACGAAGTGCTTCATGGACGCAGCGTTCACTCCGGACGGGCGCCGACTGGTTACGGTGGGGAAAGAGGGCACGGCGCACATTTGGGACACCGCGACGTGGGCGTGCGAGCGGTCGTTCGCGTGGAACGTCGGTCCGCTATACGCGGTGGCCGTTGCGCCTGACGGCGCCCGCGCCGCGGTCGCCGGGGACAGCGGGCGCGTGGTGTTGTGGGATTTGGACTCGTGA
- a CDS encoding WD40 repeat domain-containing protein: protein MLVLTGAPGNVTELAFSSDGKLLAVGGGQRGLEMWEVHTGRKWGRYTGQIHFLDAPTAFHPTEPLCFACANNALAVIDTRSETVQLFPAPTYHEWLELLAMTPDCGSCIGHARTGRGYEMRRYRWRTKKPLDPMWGAPLEQLSSRSRESLDTAAIRTSPDGKTFATLTGVRDRRTWTIQPLRVSLRSVKTGEVLRLAKLQAGTIPVLAFAPDARTFVTCRSHIINIWSTETLSTPREVRSDTRRHFTGAAFHPSGKYLAATSNDTTVKLYDTTAWKVAHAFTWDIGRVRSVTFSPDGTLAAAGSDTGKVVVWDVDI from the coding sequence ATGCTCGTATTAACCGGAGCACCCGGAAACGTAACCGAACTCGCGTTCTCTTCGGATGGAAAGCTCCTCGCCGTCGGCGGCGGGCAGCGCGGGCTGGAGATGTGGGAAGTTCATACGGGCCGCAAGTGGGGGCGCTACACGGGCCAGATCCACTTCCTCGACGCCCCGACCGCCTTCCACCCCACCGAGCCGCTGTGCTTCGCCTGTGCCAACAACGCGCTCGCGGTGATCGACACGCGCTCGGAAACGGTTCAACTGTTCCCCGCTCCGACCTATCACGAGTGGCTGGAACTGCTGGCCATGACGCCCGACTGCGGGTCGTGCATCGGTCACGCACGAACGGGCCGCGGGTACGAGATGCGGCGCTACCGCTGGCGCACGAAGAAGCCGCTGGACCCGATGTGGGGTGCCCCGCTCGAGCAGCTCTCGTCCCGGTCCCGCGAGTCGCTCGACACGGCCGCGATCCGGACCAGCCCCGATGGGAAAACGTTCGCGACCCTGACCGGGGTCCGCGACCGCCGGACGTGGACGATTCAACCGCTCCGCGTGAGCTTGCGGTCCGTGAAAACCGGCGAGGTGCTCCGGCTCGCGAAGCTCCAGGCCGGAACGATTCCCGTGCTCGCGTTCGCGCCGGACGCGCGCACGTTCGTGACCTGTCGCTCGCACATCATTAACATCTGGTCGACCGAGACACTAAGCACTCCGCGCGAGGTGCGGAGCGACACCCGGCGCCACTTCACGGGGGCCGCGTTCCACCCATCCGGGAAATACCTGGCCGCCACGAGCAACGACACCACAGTGAAACTGTACGACACCACCGCCTGGAAAGTCGCGCACGCATTCACCTGGGACATCGGGCGCGTGCGGTCCGTCACTTTCTCGCCGGACGGCACACTCGCGGCCGCGGGCAGCGATACGGGCAAGGTGGTCGTGTGGGACGTGGACATCTGA